A stretch of Salvelinus alpinus chromosome 4, SLU_Salpinus.1, whole genome shotgun sequence DNA encodes these proteins:
- the LOC139574602 gene encoding pre-mRNA-processing factor 39 isoform X2, with protein sequence MAAEGSDSEDLNTNGLMEAPSAPEAMEAVQLPTEKEEASEENGGGGGASEAPEAAAATAYNMPLAENEEEEDGEFPADFDRLWKLAHDNPQDFSSWTDLLQYCEQESHMTASRRALVAFLARYPLCYGYWKKFADLERRAGYTNKAQEVCVQGLKAIPLSVDLWIHYINLLLGTLNMNLPESSQRIRSAFEEAVAAAGLDFHSDRLWELFIEWEKEQGDMKAATGVYDRVLRVPTQLYSSHYEKFKTHLNAHAPKDVLSAVEYEGLLEESKQSHKTEKSELAEGEEELPPGEEKEPTEEELIPKMRELLLARREKVYQDLEGEVRKRWNFEEAIKRPYFHVKPLDRTQLRAWHSYLDWELTELGGGGENEVKTETEPEAMEGQEEEEKESKEGSKSSGIVAGGDRRVRILFERCLIACALYEEFWTKYVQYLEPQSLDEARGVFRRACEIHLAHKHTMHLQWATFEERHGDLTEARRVLEALETSVPGLAMVRLRRAGLERRAGRLDESEALLRDAVAQAKETPHLHAFYSIKLARLLLKLCKNPSKARGVLQEALEISPDDGKLHLNLLELEVAGDPRGSAEGVQQCVTRALAAPLSPQTKILFSQRGLQYAEDYGTSVQSVLTVYEEHQKLLKELGNKKRVAENGDSEDPEKMSKGEDGSAVPAPPQAPPTMPHVPMTTPPPPMMGGDMSAVHAGYGGYGSWHQGLI encoded by the exons aTGGCGGCAGAAGGCTCGGATTCAGAAGACCTGAACACCAACGGGCTAATGGAGGCTCCTTCAG CTCCGGAAGCCATGGAGGCTGTCCAACTTCCAACAGAGAAGGAAGAGGCATCAGAGGAgaatggtggtggaggaggagcctCTGAGGCTCCAGAAGCAGCAGCTGCGACAGCATACAACATGCCTCTGGCAGAGAATGAGGAGGAAGAAGACGGAGAGTTTCCGGCGGACTTTGACCGACTCTGGAAGCTGGCCCATGACAATCCACAGGACTTCTCTAGCTGGACTGACCTACTGCAGTACTGTGAGCAAGAG AGTCACATGACAGCGTCACGTCGGGCGCTGGTAGCCTTTCTGGCACGGTACCCACTGTGCTACGGATACTGGAAGAAGTTTGCCGATCTGGAGCGACGTGCTGGCTACACCAACAAAGCTCAGGAG GTGTGTGTTCAGGGTCTGAAGGCCATCCCCCTGAGTGTAGATCTGTGGATCCACTACATTAACCTGCTACTGGGCACGCTCAACATGAACCTGCCAGAGTCCTCTCAGCGCATTCGCAG TGCATTTGAGGAGGCGGTGGCAGCAGCAGGACTGGACTTCCACTCTGACCGTCTGTGGGAGCTGTTCATCGAGTGGGAGAAGGAGCAGGGAGACATGAAGGCTGCCACTGGGGTCTACGACAGAGTCCTCAGAGTCCCCACTCAGCTGTACAGCAGCCACTATGAGAA ATTCAAGACTCATCTTAATGCCCATGCGCCCaaggatgtcctctcagcagtggAGTATGAGGGGTTGCTTGAGGAATCTAAACAGAGCCACAAGACTGAGAAGTCTGAGTTggctgagggggaagaggagttACCACCTGGGGAAGAGAAGGAACCTACAGAG GAAGAGCTGATTCCGAAAATGCGAGAGCTCCTATTGGCTCGCAGAGAGAAGGTGTACCAAGACCTGGAGGGAGAGGTCAGGAAGAGGTGGAACTTTGAGGAAGCT ATCAAGCGTCCATATTTCCACGTGAAGCCTCTGGACCGGACCCAGCTGAGGGCCTGGCACTCCTACCTGGACTGGGAGCTCACCGAGCTGGGGGGGGGCGGTGAAAATGAGGTGAAGACCGAGACAGAACCAGAGGCCATGGAGGGCCAggaagaggaggaaaaggagtCAAAGGAGGGGTCAAAGAGCAGTGGGATCGTTGCCGGGGGAGACCGGAGGGTACGGATCCTGTTTGAGCGCTGTCTGATTGCCTGCGCTCTCTACGAGGAGTTCTGGACCAAG TATGTCCAGTACCTGGAACCTCAGAGTCTGGACGAGGCGCGGGGAGTGTTTCGGCGAGCCTGTGAGATCCACCTGGCCCACAAACACACCATGCACCTGCAGTGGGCCACCTTCGAGGAGAGGCATG gTGACCTAACAGAGGCACGGCGTGTGTTGGAGGCTCTGGAAACCTCAGTGCCGGGATTGGCCATGGTCCGGCTGCGCAGGGCGGGGCTAGAGAGACGAGCGGGCCGGCTAGATGAATCAGAAGCTCTGCTCAGGGATGCGGTGGCCCAGGCCAAAGAGACACCTCACCTCCATGCGTTCTACTCCATCAAACTGGCCCGGCTGCTGCTGAAGCTCTGCAAGAACCCCAGCAAGGCCCGGGGAGTCCTGCAGGAGGCGCTGGAGATTAGCccg GATGACGGTAAGCTGCACTTGAACCTGCTGGAGCTGGAGGTGGCCGGTGACCCCAGAGGGTCGGCCGAGGGGGTGCAGCAGTGTGTGACGCGGGCGCTGGCCGCGCCTCTCTCCCCACAGACCAAGATCCTCTTCTCCCAAAGGGGCCTGCAGTACGCTGAGGACTATGGGACCTCTGTGCAAAG TGTGCTAACAGTCTATGAGGAGCATCAGAAGCTACTGAAAGAGCTCGGCAACAAGAAGAGAGTGGCTGAGAACGG AGACAGTGAGGACCCAGAGAAGATGAGTAAAGGAGAAGATGGCTCTGCTGTGCCCGCTCCACCACAAGCCCCTCCCACAATGCCCCATGTCCCCATGACGACACCACCTCCACCCATGATGGGTGGGGACATGAGTGCGGTTCATGCAGGCTACGGAGGATATGGAAGCTGGCATCAG
- the LOC139574602 gene encoding pre-mRNA-processing factor 39 isoform X1 — protein sequence MAAEGSDSEDLNTNGLMEAPSAPEAMEAVQLPTEKEEASEENGGGGGASEAPEAAAATAYNMPLAENEEEEDGEFPADFDRLWKLAHDNPQDFSSWTDLLQYCEQESHMTASRRALVAFLARYPLCYGYWKKFADLERRAGYTNKAQEVCVQGLKAIPLSVDLWIHYINLLLGTLNMNLPESSQRIRSAFEEAVAAAGLDFHSDRLWELFIEWEKEQGDMKAATGVYDRVLRVPTQLYSSHYEKFKTHLNAHAPKDVLSAVEYEGLLEESKQSHKTEKSELAEGEEELPPGEEKEPTEEELIPKMRELLLARREKVYQDLEGEVRKRWNFEEAIKRPYFHVKPLDRTQLRAWHSYLDWELTELGGGGENEVKTETEPEAMEGQEEEEKESKEGSKSSGIVAGGDRRVRILFERCLIACALYEEFWTKYVQYLEPQSLDEARGVFRRACEIHLAHKHTMHLQWATFEERHGDLTEARRVLEALETSVPGLAMVRLRRAGLERRAGRLDESEALLRDAVAQAKETPHLHAFYSIKLARLLLKLCKNPSKARGVLQEALEISPDDGKLHLNLLELEVAGDPRGSAEGVQQCVTRALAAPLSPQTKILFSQRGLQYAEDYGTSVQSVLTVYEEHQKLLKELGNKKRVAENGDSEDPEKMSKGEDGSAVPAPPQAPPTMPHVPMTTPPPPMMGGDMSAVHAGYGGYGSWHQQPQYGGYGGYQQAWNYNQGYYPPS from the exons aTGGCGGCAGAAGGCTCGGATTCAGAAGACCTGAACACCAACGGGCTAATGGAGGCTCCTTCAG CTCCGGAAGCCATGGAGGCTGTCCAACTTCCAACAGAGAAGGAAGAGGCATCAGAGGAgaatggtggtggaggaggagcctCTGAGGCTCCAGAAGCAGCAGCTGCGACAGCATACAACATGCCTCTGGCAGAGAATGAGGAGGAAGAAGACGGAGAGTTTCCGGCGGACTTTGACCGACTCTGGAAGCTGGCCCATGACAATCCACAGGACTTCTCTAGCTGGACTGACCTACTGCAGTACTGTGAGCAAGAG AGTCACATGACAGCGTCACGTCGGGCGCTGGTAGCCTTTCTGGCACGGTACCCACTGTGCTACGGATACTGGAAGAAGTTTGCCGATCTGGAGCGACGTGCTGGCTACACCAACAAAGCTCAGGAG GTGTGTGTTCAGGGTCTGAAGGCCATCCCCCTGAGTGTAGATCTGTGGATCCACTACATTAACCTGCTACTGGGCACGCTCAACATGAACCTGCCAGAGTCCTCTCAGCGCATTCGCAG TGCATTTGAGGAGGCGGTGGCAGCAGCAGGACTGGACTTCCACTCTGACCGTCTGTGGGAGCTGTTCATCGAGTGGGAGAAGGAGCAGGGAGACATGAAGGCTGCCACTGGGGTCTACGACAGAGTCCTCAGAGTCCCCACTCAGCTGTACAGCAGCCACTATGAGAA ATTCAAGACTCATCTTAATGCCCATGCGCCCaaggatgtcctctcagcagtggAGTATGAGGGGTTGCTTGAGGAATCTAAACAGAGCCACAAGACTGAGAAGTCTGAGTTggctgagggggaagaggagttACCACCTGGGGAAGAGAAGGAACCTACAGAG GAAGAGCTGATTCCGAAAATGCGAGAGCTCCTATTGGCTCGCAGAGAGAAGGTGTACCAAGACCTGGAGGGAGAGGTCAGGAAGAGGTGGAACTTTGAGGAAGCT ATCAAGCGTCCATATTTCCACGTGAAGCCTCTGGACCGGACCCAGCTGAGGGCCTGGCACTCCTACCTGGACTGGGAGCTCACCGAGCTGGGGGGGGGCGGTGAAAATGAGGTGAAGACCGAGACAGAACCAGAGGCCATGGAGGGCCAggaagaggaggaaaaggagtCAAAGGAGGGGTCAAAGAGCAGTGGGATCGTTGCCGGGGGAGACCGGAGGGTACGGATCCTGTTTGAGCGCTGTCTGATTGCCTGCGCTCTCTACGAGGAGTTCTGGACCAAG TATGTCCAGTACCTGGAACCTCAGAGTCTGGACGAGGCGCGGGGAGTGTTTCGGCGAGCCTGTGAGATCCACCTGGCCCACAAACACACCATGCACCTGCAGTGGGCCACCTTCGAGGAGAGGCATG gTGACCTAACAGAGGCACGGCGTGTGTTGGAGGCTCTGGAAACCTCAGTGCCGGGATTGGCCATGGTCCGGCTGCGCAGGGCGGGGCTAGAGAGACGAGCGGGCCGGCTAGATGAATCAGAAGCTCTGCTCAGGGATGCGGTGGCCCAGGCCAAAGAGACACCTCACCTCCATGCGTTCTACTCCATCAAACTGGCCCGGCTGCTGCTGAAGCTCTGCAAGAACCCCAGCAAGGCCCGGGGAGTCCTGCAGGAGGCGCTGGAGATTAGCccg GATGACGGTAAGCTGCACTTGAACCTGCTGGAGCTGGAGGTGGCCGGTGACCCCAGAGGGTCGGCCGAGGGGGTGCAGCAGTGTGTGACGCGGGCGCTGGCCGCGCCTCTCTCCCCACAGACCAAGATCCTCTTCTCCCAAAGGGGCCTGCAGTACGCTGAGGACTATGGGACCTCTGTGCAAAG TGTGCTAACAGTCTATGAGGAGCATCAGAAGCTACTGAAAGAGCTCGGCAACAAGAAGAGAGTGGCTGAGAACGG AGACAGTGAGGACCCAGAGAAGATGAGTAAAGGAGAAGATGGCTCTGCTGTGCCCGCTCCACCACAAGCCCCTCCCACAATGCCCCATGTCCCCATGACGACACCACCTCCACCCATGATGGGTGGGGACATGAGTGCGGTTCATGCAGGCTACGGAGGATATGGAAGCTGGCATCAG